One part of the Pandoraea faecigallinarum genome encodes these proteins:
- a CDS encoding proline--tRNA ligase, whose protein sequence is MKASRFFIGTLKEAPADAEIVSHKLMMRAGMIRRVAGGIYDYLPIGLRSIRKVEAIVREEMNRAGALELLMPAVQPAELWQESGRWVKYGPELLRLKDRNEREFVVGPTHEEVVTDIARREIKSYRQLPVNFYQVQTKFRDEIRPRFGVMRGREFIMKDAYSFDKDRAGLQVSYQKMFDAYVRIFTRLGLEFRAVMADNGSIGGSGSHEFHVIAETGEDAIAYCPTSDYAANVEMAEALPPQGERAAPTEAMTKTATPGKAKCEAVAELLSIPLQRTVKSIVLATDDEAGTTLWLLLLRGDHDLNEIKASKVPGLAELRFASEAEIVEWFGTPPGYLGPIGTKKPVKLVVDRSVAHMSDFVVGANEKDFHITGVNWGRDLPEPEVVADLRNVVPGDASPDGKGEIALCRGIEVGHVFQLGTKYSDAMNATFLDETGKPAPMEMGCYGIGITRILGAAIEQNFDERGIIWPEAIAPFEVVLCPMGYERSDAVRAAADKLYEELLAAGIDVILDDRGERPGVMFADWELIGVPHRVVIGERGLKEGKIEYQGRRDTEAQLLDAAGVADVVAGKVRAAKGV, encoded by the coding sequence ATGAAAGCCTCTCGTTTCTTCATCGGCACCCTCAAGGAAGCTCCCGCCGACGCCGAAATCGTCAGCCACAAGCTGATGATGCGTGCCGGCATGATTCGTCGCGTTGCCGGCGGTATCTATGATTACCTGCCGATCGGCCTGCGCTCGATCCGCAAGGTCGAAGCCATCGTCCGTGAAGAAATGAATCGCGCCGGTGCGCTGGAGTTGCTCATGCCGGCTGTGCAGCCGGCGGAACTGTGGCAGGAGTCGGGCCGCTGGGTGAAGTACGGTCCGGAACTGCTGCGCCTGAAAGACCGTAACGAGCGCGAATTCGTGGTCGGTCCGACCCACGAGGAAGTCGTGACGGACATCGCGCGTCGCGAGATCAAGAGCTATCGCCAACTGCCGGTGAACTTCTATCAGGTGCAGACGAAGTTCCGCGACGAAATCCGTCCGCGTTTCGGCGTGATGCGCGGGCGCGAATTCATCATGAAGGACGCCTACTCCTTCGACAAGGATCGCGCCGGTCTGCAAGTGTCTTACCAGAAGATGTTCGATGCCTACGTGCGCATCTTCACCCGTCTGGGGCTCGAATTCCGTGCGGTGATGGCCGACAACGGCTCCATCGGCGGGTCGGGCTCGCATGAATTCCACGTCATTGCCGAAACCGGTGAAGACGCCATCGCCTATTGCCCGACGTCGGACTATGCCGCGAACGTGGAAATGGCCGAGGCGCTGCCGCCCCAAGGCGAGCGTGCCGCACCCACCGAAGCGATGACGAAGACGGCGACGCCGGGCAAGGCCAAGTGTGAAGCGGTCGCCGAATTGCTCTCGATTCCGTTGCAACGTACGGTCAAATCGATCGTGCTGGCCACCGACGACGAAGCCGGCACGACCCTCTGGTTGTTGTTGCTGCGCGGCGATCACGACCTCAACGAGATCAAGGCGAGCAAGGTGCCGGGGCTCGCGGAGTTGCGTTTTGCCAGCGAGGCGGAAATTGTCGAGTGGTTCGGCACACCGCCGGGCTACCTCGGCCCGATCGGTACGAAAAAGCCGGTGAAGCTCGTGGTCGACCGCAGTGTGGCGCATATGAGCGACTTCGTCGTCGGGGCGAACGAGAAGGACTTCCACATCACGGGCGTGAACTGGGGCCGCGATCTGCCGGAGCCGGAAGTCGTGGCCGATCTGCGCAACGTCGTGCCGGGCGACGCCTCGCCGGACGGCAAGGGTGAGATCGCGCTGTGCCGCGGCATCGAAGTCGGTCACGTGTTCCAGCTGGGCACGAAATATTCGGATGCCATGAACGCCACCTTCCTCGACGAGACCGGCAAGCCGGCACCGATGGAAATGGGCTGCTACGGTATCGGCATCACCCGGATTCTCGGTGCGGCCATCGAGCAGAACTTCGACGAACGCGGCATCATCTGGCCGGAAGCGATCGCGCCGTTCGAAGTGGTGCTTTGCCCGATGGGCTACGAGCGCAGCGACGCGGTGCGCGCTGCCGCCGACAAGCTGTACGAAGAACTGCTTGCCGCTGGCATCGACGTGATTCTCGACGACCGTGGCGAGCGTCCGGGGGTCATGTTCGCCGACTGGGAACTGATCGGTGTGCCGCATCGCGTGGTGATCGGCGAGCGTGGCCTGAAGGAAGGCAAGATCGAGTATCAGGGCCGTCGCGACACTGAAGCCCAACTGCTCGACGCCGCCGGCGTCGCTGATGTCGTGGCCGGCAAGGTGCGCGCTGCCAAGGGCGTCTGA
- a CDS encoding MarC family protein: MEYTFASATVLLLLITDPFGNIPIFVNALKNVPASRRSRVILREVLIAFAILLIFMLVGERFLRMMSLTDLSLQLAGGIVLFLIALRMIFPRPDSGSLPDAGEPLIVPLAIPALAGPSALATVMLLVSQQPGRMLEWMTALSVTMLVCAIVLLLADRIERWLGSRVVAAFERLMGLILVAISVEMILKGVKIFVHQF, encoded by the coding sequence ATGGAATATACGTTTGCGTCGGCCACCGTACTGCTGCTGCTCATTACCGATCCGTTCGGCAATATCCCCATCTTCGTGAATGCGCTGAAGAACGTGCCGGCCAGCCGACGCTCGCGCGTGATTCTGCGGGAGGTATTGATTGCATTCGCGATCCTGCTGATCTTCATGCTCGTTGGCGAGCGTTTCCTGCGCATGATGAGTCTCACCGACCTGTCGTTGCAATTGGCGGGCGGGATCGTGCTGTTCCTGATTGCGTTGCGGATGATCTTTCCTCGCCCGGACAGCGGTTCGTTACCGGATGCCGGCGAGCCGCTCATCGTGCCGCTCGCGATCCCGGCGCTGGCCGGCCCGTCGGCGCTCGCGACCGTCATGCTGCTCGTCTCGCAGCAGCCGGGACGCATGCTCGAATGGATGACAGCGCTAAGCGTGACGATGCTCGTTTGCGCGATCGTGCTGCTGCTTGCCGATCGCATCGAGCGGTGGCTGGGCTCGCGCGTGGTGGCTGCGTTCGAGCGCCTCATGGGGCTGATTCTGGTGGCGATCTCGGTCGAGATGATCCTCAAGGGCGTGAAGATCTTCGTCCACCAGTTCTGA
- a CDS encoding hypoxanthine-guanine phosphoribosyltransferase, whose product MNREEALEVFRNSEEIVTADEVNRSVDTMAKAIKEAIGDEFPMVLSVMGGAAVFTGMLLPRLDFPLEFDYIHLSRYNNTTTGGAMQWRVAPRDSVRDRVVLVLDDILDEGATMAAIRDRILEMGASKFYSAVLCEKLLTKEKPSHPDFCGFTVPDRYVFGCGMDAKGYWRNLPAIRALTTPR is encoded by the coding sequence ATGAACCGCGAAGAAGCCCTCGAAGTATTCCGTAATTCCGAAGAAATCGTCACCGCCGACGAAGTCAACCGATCCGTCGACACCATGGCCAAGGCCATCAAGGAGGCCATTGGCGACGAATTTCCGATGGTGCTGTCGGTCATGGGCGGCGCCGCCGTCTTCACCGGCATGCTCCTGCCGCGCCTGGACTTCCCGCTCGAATTCGATTACATCCACCTCTCGCGCTACAACAACACCACCACCGGCGGTGCGATGCAGTGGCGTGTGGCGCCGCGCGACTCGGTGCGTGATCGTGTGGTCCTCGTGCTCGACGACATCCTGGACGAAGGCGCCACCATGGCCGCGATTCGTGACCGCATTCTGGAGATGGGCGCATCGAAGTTCTACAGCGCCGTGCTCTGCGAGAAGCTGCTGACGAAAGAAAAGCCGTCGCATCCGGATTTCTGTGGCTTTACCGTGCCGGATCGCTACGTCTTCGGTTGTGGCATGGACGCGAAGGGTTACTGGCGCAACCTGCCCGCCATTCGCGCGCTGACGACGCCGCGCTAA
- a CDS encoding PP0621 family protein, producing MRNILLLLLLLIAGTWWMRHNERKRNAGRPEHNERMRTSPGGDGRTAARQSLPPAECMVRCSECDTYLPESESVAGAGGKHFCSAAHREAYAAREHRV from the coding sequence ATGCGCAATATCCTGCTGTTACTGTTGCTCTTGATTGCCGGGACGTGGTGGATGCGTCACAACGAGCGCAAGCGCAATGCCGGGCGCCCGGAACACAATGAACGCATGCGCACGTCGCCCGGCGGCGATGGCCGCACCGCGGCGCGTCAGTCGCTGCCGCCCGCCGAGTGCATGGTGCGATGCAGCGAATGCGACACCTATCTGCCCGAGAGCGAGTCCGTCGCCGGTGCGGGCGGTAAGCATTTTTGCAGCGCCGCGCATCGCGAGGCGTACGCGGCGCGCGAACACCGCGTCTGA
- the ampD gene encoding 1,6-anhydro-N-acetylmuramyl-L-alanine amidase AmpD: MNAPDPLPVFTLDPEGWVREAERLPSPNFDARPQGMPVGLLVVHNISLPPGQFGGNEIPAFFQNRLDHDAHPFFDEIRGVHVSSHFLVRRDGALQQFVSCDARAWHAGASSFEGRTRCNDFSIGVEMEGTDDLPFTAAQYVTLAALTRVLREHYPIQAVAGHADIAPGRKTDPGPHFEWQRLRRMAALEPETLPFQAND; encoded by the coding sequence ATGAACGCGCCGGATCCGCTGCCGGTCTTCACGCTCGATCCCGAAGGTTGGGTACGGGAAGCCGAGCGTCTGCCGTCGCCGAATTTCGACGCTCGCCCGCAGGGCATGCCGGTCGGTCTGCTCGTCGTGCACAACATCTCGTTGCCGCCAGGGCAGTTCGGCGGCAATGAGATTCCCGCGTTCTTCCAGAACCGTCTCGATCACGATGCGCATCCGTTTTTCGATGAGATTCGCGGCGTGCACGTCTCCTCGCATTTTCTGGTGCGGCGAGATGGTGCGTTGCAACAGTTCGTGTCGTGCGATGCGCGGGCCTGGCATGCGGGCGCGTCGTCCTTCGAGGGGCGCACGCGCTGTAACGATTTTTCGATCGGCGTTGAAATGGAAGGCACCGACGACCTGCCGTTTACCGCGGCGCAGTACGTCACGCTGGCGGCGCTCACGCGCGTGTTGCGTGAGCATTATCCGATTCAAGCCGTGGCCGGGCATGCCGATATAGCACCGGGCCGGAAGACGGACCCGGGGCCGCATTTCGAGTGGCAGCGGTTGCGCCGGATGGCCGCGTTGGAACCCGAAACGTTGCCGTTTCAGGCAAACGATTAA
- the ffh gene encoding signal recognition particle protein gives MLDNLTTRLAKVVKTLRGEARLTEANTQEMLREVRLALLEADVALPVVRDFIAKVKEKALGEEVISSLSPGQALVGVVQRELTALMGGDYEGRAAELNLATTPPAIILMAGLQGAGKTTTVGKLAKLLRAQKKKVLTVSTDVYRPAAIAQLETVTKQVDADFFPSQPDQKPVDIARAAVDWARRHHHEVLLVDTAGRLGIDEAMMQEISALHAELKPIETLFVVDAMLGQDAVNTARAFNEALPLTGVVLTKLDGDSRGGAALSVRHITGKPIKFVGVGEKLDGLEVFHPDRMANRILGMGDILALVEEAQRGVDVQAAQKLADKVKKGGDFDLNDFKAQIGQMKKMGGLSSLMDKLPAQFQAAASQTNMDQAEKQVRRMEGIINSMTPAERAKPELIKASRKRRIAAGAGVQVQEVNRMLNQYDQMRTMMKKLKGGGMMKMMRSMKGMMPGMR, from the coding sequence ATGCTCGACAATCTCACTACGCGGCTTGCCAAAGTCGTCAAGACGCTGCGCGGCGAAGCCCGGCTGACCGAGGCCAACACGCAGGAAATGCTGCGCGAAGTGCGCCTCGCCCTGCTCGAGGCCGACGTCGCGCTGCCGGTGGTGCGCGATTTCATCGCCAAAGTGAAGGAAAAGGCCCTCGGTGAGGAAGTCATTTCCAGCCTTTCGCCGGGTCAGGCCCTCGTCGGCGTGGTGCAGCGCGAGCTCACTGCCCTCATGGGCGGCGATTACGAAGGCCGCGCCGCCGAACTCAATCTGGCTACGACCCCGCCCGCCATCATTCTGATGGCCGGTTTGCAGGGCGCGGGCAAGACGACCACCGTCGGTAAGCTCGCCAAACTGCTGCGTGCCCAGAAGAAGAAAGTACTCACGGTTTCCACCGACGTCTACCGTCCCGCCGCTATCGCCCAGCTGGAGACGGTCACGAAGCAGGTCGATGCCGACTTCTTCCCGTCCCAACCCGATCAGAAGCCGGTCGACATCGCGCGTGCGGCCGTCGACTGGGCGCGTCGCCATCACCACGAAGTGCTCCTCGTCGACACGGCCGGCCGTCTGGGTATCGACGAAGCGATGATGCAGGAAATCAGCGCCCTGCACGCCGAACTGAAACCGATCGAAACGCTGTTCGTCGTCGACGCCATGCTGGGTCAGGACGCCGTGAATACCGCCCGCGCCTTCAACGAGGCGCTGCCGCTCACCGGCGTGGTCCTTACCAAGCTCGACGGCGACTCGCGCGGCGGTGCCGCGCTGTCGGTGCGTCACATCACCGGCAAACCGATCAAGTTCGTGGGTGTGGGCGAAAAGCTCGATGGCCTCGAAGTCTTCCACCCGGACCGCATGGCGAACCGGATTCTCGGCATGGGCGACATTCTCGCTCTGGTCGAGGAAGCGCAACGCGGCGTCGACGTTCAGGCCGCGCAGAAGCTCGCCGACAAGGTCAAGAAAGGCGGTGACTTCGATCTGAACGACTTCAAGGCGCAAATCGGTCAGATGAAGAAGATGGGCGGCCTGTCGTCGCTCATGGACAAGCTGCCCGCCCAGTTCCAGGCGGCGGCGAGCCAGACGAACATGGACCAGGCCGAGAAGCAGGTGCGCCGCATGGAGGGCATCATCAATTCGATGACGCCCGCCGAGCGCGCCAAGCCCGAACTGATCAAGGCGAGCCGCAAGCGCCGCATTGCCGCCGGCGCGGGCGTTCAGGTACAGGAAGTCAACCGCATGCTCAATCAATACGACCAGATGCGCACCATGATGAAGAAACTCAAAGGCGGTGGCATGATGAAGATGATGCGCAGCATGAAGGGCATGATGCCTGGGATGCGCTGA
- a CDS encoding RNA pyrophosphohydrolase, protein MLDREGFRPNVGIILLNARNEVFWGKRLGEHSWQFPQGGIKYGETPEQAMFRELHEETGLKPEHVKIIGRTRDWLRYEVPDKFIKREVRGHYRGQKQIWFLLRMVGRDCDICLRATDHPEFDAWRWNEYWVPLDAVIEFKREVYQLALNELSRYLRRSAARAQQDRRRFPRAGARVGEMPPGATDASQGQNDNFGSGDCSGTTEPAANAGNADNVDVQHRRDH, encoded by the coding sequence ATGCTGGACCGTGAAGGCTTTCGCCCGAACGTCGGCATCATCCTCTTAAACGCACGCAATGAAGTGTTCTGGGGCAAGCGGCTGGGCGAGCACTCCTGGCAGTTCCCGCAAGGCGGCATCAAGTACGGCGAAACGCCGGAACAGGCCATGTTCCGAGAATTGCACGAGGAAACCGGGCTAAAGCCAGAACACGTCAAAATCATCGGTCGCACACGCGACTGGCTGCGTTATGAGGTGCCGGACAAGTTCATCAAACGCGAAGTGCGCGGACATTACCGGGGCCAGAAACAGATCTGGTTCCTGCTGCGCATGGTCGGTCGCGACTGCGATATTTGCCTTCGCGCCACCGATCATCCGGAGTTCGACGCCTGGCGCTGGAACGAATACTGGGTGCCGCTCGACGCGGTGATCGAGTTCAAGCGCGAGGTCTATCAACTCGCACTGAACGAACTCTCGCGTTATTTGCGGCGCTCGGCCGCCCGTGCCCAGCAGGACCGGCGGCGGTTTCCGCGCGCCGGGGCACGCGTGGGCGAAATGCCGCCGGGTGCCACCGACGCATCGCAGGGGCAGAACGACAACTTCGGCAGCGGCGACTGCAGCGGTACGACCGAACCGGCTGCCAATGCAGGTAACGCTGACAATGTCGACGTCCAGCACCGCCGGGACCACTGA
- a CDS encoding CNP1-like family protein, with amino-acid sequence MRPSLPRRAPRLVTLVGLAALALISACSSTSQPVQDFDEYLAQQEANKGKWKEAEFKLPTAAPQDADLISFPTLPNSSLDYAIDAKSIEVTREDGVIRYVAVIRSKEGARNVSYEGMHCATFESRLYATGRPDGTWVPARNSEWRPIKPYGSTAYQGILYRDFLCQDKTPYGTAKDIVQNLRYPTTPAAYR; translated from the coding sequence ATGCGTCCTTCCCTTCCCCGCCGCGCTCCGCGCCTGGTCACGCTCGTCGGTCTGGCCGCGCTCGCGCTGATCTCCGCTTGCAGCAGCACGTCGCAGCCCGTTCAGGACTTTGACGAATACCTGGCTCAACAGGAGGCAAACAAGGGCAAATGGAAGGAAGCGGAATTCAAGCTGCCGACCGCCGCGCCGCAGGACGCCGATCTGATCAGCTTCCCCACGCTGCCCAATTCGTCGCTCGATTACGCCATCGACGCGAAGTCCATCGAAGTCACGCGTGAAGACGGTGTGATTCGTTACGTCGCCGTTATCCGCAGCAAGGAAGGCGCGCGCAACGTCTCGTACGAAGGCATGCACTGCGCGACGTTCGAATCGCGTCTGTATGCCACCGGCCGCCCGGACGGCACCTGGGTGCCGGCGCGCAACAGCGAATGGCGCCCGATCAAGCCTTACGGTTCGACCGCCTATCAGGGCATTCTCTATCGCGATTTCCTCTGCCAGGACAAGACCCCGTACGGCACCGCCAAGGACATCGTGCAGAACCTGCGTTATCCGACAACGCCCGCCGCCTATCGTTGA
- a CDS encoding DUF1269 domain-containing protein, producing MRRRMYFLLPDLASAQRTMSDLLLARIEERHIHFMARDEMDLEGLHEANLLQTSDIVHGAEAGLVIGGFCGLAVGAVAAFFPIVGTRPQWELMIVTAPLGALFGAWVSSMIGVSVPNSRLKAFREPMERGMILLMVDVRESRVDEIRDMLKEHHPEAHMEGVEAAIPAFP from the coding sequence ATGCGCAGACGGATGTATTTCCTTCTTCCCGATCTGGCCAGTGCCCAGCGCACGATGAGCGACTTGTTGCTCGCCCGTATCGAGGAGCGTCACATCCACTTCATGGCACGTGACGAAATGGATCTGGAGGGACTGCACGAGGCTAACCTGCTACAGACTTCCGATATCGTGCACGGCGCAGAAGCCGGGCTCGTGATCGGCGGCTTCTGTGGTCTGGCGGTCGGTGCGGTCGCCGCGTTTTTCCCCATCGTGGGCACGCGTCCCCAGTGGGAACTGATGATCGTGACCGCACCGCTCGGCGCGCTGTTCGGCGCCTGGGTGTCGAGCATGATCGGCGTCTCGGTACCGAACTCGCGGCTCAAGGCGTTTCGTGAACCGATGGAGCGCGGCATGATCCTGCTGATGGTGGACGTGCGCGAGAGCCGCGTCGACGAGATTCGCGACATGCTCAAGGAACACCACCCCGAGGCCCATATGGAAGGGGTCGAGGCGGCGATCCCGGCGTTCCCGTGA
- a CDS encoding cytochrome C assembly family protein yields MTILLYALTAILYAGLAVCSWHGYRRDAALALAGGQIAPAPVAGTPSRWPMQLSLFVVLVLHGVLLHQTIFRAQSMHFGFAYMLSAMLWLSVGIYWIESFFFPLDSLRLMVTPVAAVACVLPMVFPDVRILGFAADPIFKAHFIIANMAYGLFALAALHALLMIYAERQLHPSRSSEATGWLSRWLETLPPLLTMEKLLFRLIGAGFVLLTLTLISGVMFSEALFGRAVRIDHKTVFAVVSWLMFGAVLLGRHFYGWRGKVALRWVLASFVALLLAYVGSRFVLEVVLHRMTET; encoded by the coding sequence ATGACTATTTTACTGTATGCGCTGACCGCCATCCTCTACGCCGGGCTGGCGGTTTGCTCGTGGCACGGTTACCGGCGCGACGCCGCGCTCGCTCTCGCGGGCGGGCAGATCGCGCCTGCGCCTGTCGCAGGCACGCCCTCGCGCTGGCCGATGCAGCTTTCGCTGTTCGTCGTGCTCGTGTTGCATGGGGTGCTGCTGCATCAGACCATCTTCCGCGCGCAGAGCATGCACTTCGGTTTCGCATACATGCTCTCGGCCATGTTGTGGCTCTCGGTCGGCATCTACTGGATCGAAAGCTTCTTCTTTCCGCTCGACAGCCTGCGGCTGATGGTCACACCCGTGGCCGCCGTCGCCTGTGTGCTGCCCATGGTTTTTCCGGACGTGCGCATTCTCGGCTTTGCGGCCGATCCGATTTTCAAGGCGCATTTCATCATCGCCAACATGGCCTATGGATTGTTCGCGCTGGCGGCGCTGCACGCTTTGCTGATGATCTATGCCGAGCGCCAACTGCATCCGTCGCGCAGCAGCGAGGCGACAGGCTGGCTGTCGCGCTGGCTCGAGACGCTGCCGCCGCTGCTCACGATGGAGAAATTGCTGTTCCGCCTCATCGGCGCCGGCTTCGTGCTGCTCACGCTCACGCTGATCTCGGGCGTGATGTTCTCCGAGGCGCTTTTCGGGCGCGCAGTACGTATCGATCACAAGACCGTGTTCGCCGTGGTGTCGTGGCTGATGTTCGGCGCGGTGCTGCTCGGCCGGCATTTTTACGGGTGGCGCGGCAAGGTCGCGCTGCGTTGGGTTCTGGCGTCGTTCGTGGCGCTGTTGCTGGCGTATGTCGGTTCTCGCTTCGTGCTTGAGGTGGTGCTGCATCGCATGACGGAGACTTGA
- a CDS encoding IS1182 family transposase, giving the protein MLKIPTPTQHELEMVTLEELVPKDHLLRQIDAAVDFEFIREKVAHLYCADNGRPALDPVVMFKLLFIGYLFGVRSERQLMREVQVNVAYRWFARFRLTDKVPDASTFSQNRRRRFTDTTVYQEIFDEIVRQAMGRGLVDGRVLYTDSTHLKANANKNKFDVVKLEQTPAAYLEKLNAAVDADRAAHGKKPLNRDGDEPPSSKDTKISRTDPDSGYMVRDDKPKGFFYLDHRTVDAKHAIITDTHVTPASVHDSQPYLERLDRQRERFEFKVEAVGLDAGYFTPAVCQGLEEREIAGVMGYRTPNHKPGLFYKRQFQYDAYRNEYVCPQGQALPYSTTNRLGYREYKSDARICRCCPVRAQCTNSANAVKVVTRHVWERAKERVDARRLSEWGRRIYARRKETVERSFADAKQLHGHRYARMRGLRKVAEQCLLAAAAQNIKKIAMLVARLRARLGERSYLWRPFRWLMSVLRACLSMCAPLRCPFALA; this is encoded by the coding sequence ATGCTAAAGATCCCGACGCCCACGCAGCACGAACTCGAGATGGTGACGCTCGAGGAACTCGTGCCGAAGGACCACCTGCTGCGCCAGATCGACGCGGCAGTGGATTTCGAATTCATCCGCGAAAAGGTCGCGCATCTGTACTGCGCAGACAACGGTCGTCCGGCGCTCGATCCGGTGGTGATGTTCAAGCTGCTGTTCATCGGCTACCTGTTTGGAGTGCGCAGTGAGCGGCAGTTGATGCGCGAGGTCCAGGTCAACGTCGCCTATCGGTGGTTCGCCCGGTTTCGGCTGACCGACAAGGTGCCGGATGCGTCGACGTTCTCACAGAATCGCCGCCGACGCTTCACGGACACGACGGTGTATCAGGAGATCTTCGACGAGATCGTGCGCCAGGCGATGGGCCGTGGTCTGGTCGATGGCCGGGTGCTGTACACCGACAGCACGCACCTGAAAGCCAACGCGAACAAGAACAAATTCGACGTGGTAAAGCTGGAACAGACGCCTGCGGCCTATCTGGAGAAGCTCAATGCGGCAGTGGATGCGGACCGGGCCGCGCATGGCAAGAAGCCGCTGAATCGCGACGGCGATGAGCCGCCGTCGAGCAAGGACACCAAGATTAGCCGGACCGATCCGGACAGCGGCTACATGGTGCGGGACGACAAGCCGAAGGGGTTCTTCTATCTGGACCACCGCACGGTGGACGCGAAGCACGCGATCATCACCGATACGCATGTGACGCCGGCCTCGGTGCACGACAGCCAGCCGTATCTGGAGCGGCTGGATCGACAGCGCGAGCGCTTTGAGTTCAAGGTGGAAGCGGTGGGGCTGGATGCTGGCTACTTCACGCCGGCGGTGTGCCAGGGGCTCGAGGAGCGGGAGATTGCCGGGGTGATGGGCTATCGCACGCCGAACCACAAGCCGGGGCTGTTCTACAAACGGCAGTTCCAGTACGACGCGTACCGCAACGAGTACGTGTGCCCGCAGGGACAGGCGCTGCCGTACAGCACGACTAACCGGCTCGGCTATCGGGAATACAAATCCGATGCTCGGATATGCCGGTGCTGCCCGGTACGAGCACAGTGCACGAACAGTGCCAACGCGGTGAAGGTGGTGACGCGCCATGTCTGGGAGCGCGCCAAGGAGCGGGTGGATGCGAGGCGGCTGAGCGAGTGGGGGCGACGCATTTACGCGCGGCGCAAGGAGACGGTGGAACGCAGCTTCGCCGATGCCAAGCAACTGCATGGGCATCGCTATGCGCGCATGCGCGGGCTGCGCAAGGTGGCCGAGCAGTGCTTGTTGGCTGCGGCGGCGCAGAACATCAAGAAAATTGCGATGCTGGTGGCGCGCCTACGGGCGCGTTTAGGCGAGCGTTCGTACCTCTGGCGCCCGTTTCGGTGGCTCATGAGCGTCCTGAGGGCTTGTCTCTCAATGTGCGCGCCCTTACGCTGCCCATTCGCCCTTGCCTAA